In Juglans regia cultivar Chandler chromosome 13, Walnut 2.0, whole genome shotgun sequence, the following proteins share a genomic window:
- the LOC108988297 gene encoding uncharacterized protein LOC108988297 — MEFANKAVNAAVKAANNNTVINVCLVGFFAALSVRSVSQQRDIEALEAHKDSLAQSNKAMKRTMWEWKQQLFAEASSNDSPLVPLSRLKAIYGEAPVSPQIGDALKEDASSSASKFVV, encoded by the exons ATGGAGTTTGCGAACAAAGCGGTGAACGCGGCAGTGAAAGCGGCGAACAACAACACGGTGATAAACGTATGTTTGGTGGGGTTTTTCGCAGCGTTGAGCGTGAGATCGGTGAGCCAGCAGAGGGACATCGAAGCCCTGGAGGCCCACAAGGACTCGCTTGCTCAGTCCAACAAGGCAATGAAGAGGACCATGTGGGAGTGGAAGCAACAGCTTTTCGCTGAAGCATCCTCCAATGACTCTCCCCTGGTTCCACTCTCCAGGCTCAAAGCCATCTACGGCGAAGCCCCTGTTTCTCCCCAAATTG GGGATGCACTTAAGGAAGATGCAAGCTCATCTGCCTCTAAATTTGTAGTCTGA
- the LOC108988335 gene encoding UDP-galactose transporter 1 — MEETKLLQWTVFRSLLAILQWWGFNVTVIIMNKWIFQKLDFKFPLSVSCIHFICSAIGAYLVIKVLKLKPLIVVDPEDRWRRIFPMSFVFCINIVLGNVSLRYIPVSFMQTIKSFTPATTVVLQWLVWKKYFDWRIWASLIPIVGGILLTSVTELSFNMFGFCAALFGCLATSTKTILAESLLHGYKFDSINTVYYMAPFATMILAVPAMLLEGNGVLEWFQTHQSVSSSLVIIFSSGVMAFCLNFSIFYVIHSTTAVTFNVAGNLKVAVAVLVSWLIFRNPISGLNAVGCAITLVGCTFYGYVRHILSQQPPGTPRTPRTPRNLMELLPLVNDKIDDKV, encoded by the exons ATGGAGGAGACTAAGTTGTTGCAGTGGACCGTGTTTAGATCTCTGTTAGCAATTCTACAATGGTGGGGTTTCAACGTCACTGTTATCATCATGAACAAGTGGATCTTTCAG AAACTGGATTTTAAGTTTCCTCTATCAGTATCGTGTATTCATTTCATCTGCTCGGCCATTGGAGCATACCTCGTGATTAAGGTGCTGAAGCTTAAACCACTGATAGTGGTTGACCCTGAAGATCGCTGGAGGAGAATATTTCCCATGTCATTTGTGTTCTGTATTAACATTGTGCTGGGGAATGTGAGCTTACGTTACATCCCAGTTTCATTTATGCAAACAATTAAGTCATTCACTCCTGCTACTACAG TTGTTTTGCAgtggcttgtttggaaaaaatacttTGACTGGAGAATTTGGGCTTCTTTGATTCCCATTGTTGGAGGAATTCTTCTCACATCAGTAACGGAGCTTAGTTTTAATATGTTTGGATTCTGTGCTGCCTTATTTGGCTGTCTTGCTACTTCCACAAAAACTATCCTTGCAGAATCACTGTTACATGGATACAAATTTGACAG CATCAACACAGTGTACTATATGGCACCTTTTGCAACCATGATACTGGCAGTACCTGCAATGCTACTCGAAGGTAATGGGGTCTTGGAATGGTTTCAAACCCACCAGTCTGTTTCTTCGTCCCTCGTCATTATCTTCAGCTCTGGGGTGATGGCTTTCTGTCTCAACTTCTCCATCTTTTACGTGATTCACTCCACAACTGCTGTCACATTTAACGTTGCTGGAAACTTGAAG GTTGCAGTCGCTGTCCTTGTTTCATGGCTGATATTCCGAAACCCAATTTCGGGTTTAAATGCTGTTGGATGTGCCATTACCCTTGTTGGATGTACGTTCTATGGGTATGTGAGGCACATCCTCTCACAACAGCCGCCAGGGACTCCTCGAACACCCCGAACACCGCGGAATCTGATGGAGCTGCTTCCGCTTGtaaatgataaaatagatgACAAAGTTTGA
- the LOC108988336 gene encoding uncharacterized protein LOC108988336 — protein sequence MPGSVSFLRQLSGREAWKSTSSRWGGVRKFSGGGVGSGNSGCEGSLKQMEGLNMYGVENGGTVMRKRVMVVVDQTSQSKNAMMWALNYVANKGDLFTLLHIIPPSSKGSERASESSCSPYLANSLGSLCKACRPEVEIEALVIQGPKLATVMSQVKKLEVSVLVLGQKKPSSIISCFCGTSSTEEFVEQCINNGDCLTIGVRKQSRGMGGYLISTRWQKNFWLLA from the exons ATGCCAGGTTCAGTTTCATTTTTGAGGCAGTTAAGTGGAAGGGAGGCTTGGAAATCAACGTCCAGCAGGTGGGGTGGTGTTAGAAAGTTTAGTGGTGGTGGTGTTGGGAGTGGAAATAGCGGGTGTGAGGGAAGTTTGAAGCAAATGGAAGGGCTCAACATGTATGGAGTTGAGAATGGTGGGACTGTTATGAGGAAAAgagtgatggtggtggtggatcaGACCTCACAATCGAAGAATGCAATGATGTGGGCACTCAACTATGTAGCCAACAAGGGTGATTTGTTCACTCTTCTTCACATCATTCCTCCTTCAAGTAAGGGTTCTGAAAGGGCTTCCGAGTCTTCTTGTTCTCCTTACCTGGCCAACTCTCTTGGCTCTCTTTGCAAGGCTTGTAGACCTGAG GTGGAAATAGAGGCGCTGGTTATTCAAGGGCCAAAACTGGCAACAGTGATGAGCCAAGTGAAGAAACTGGAAGTGTCTGTGCTGGTGCTGGGCCAGAAGAAGCCATCTTCAATTATCAGTTG TTTTTGTGGGACCAGCAGCACAGAAGAGTTTGTGGAGCAGTGCATTAACAATGGGGACTGCTTGACTATAGGAGTGAGGAAGCAGAGCAGAGGCATGGGCGGCTACCTAATCAGCACCAGATGGCAGAAGAATTTCTGGCTCTTGGCTTGA